The Thermanaerothrix sp. genome has a window encoding:
- a CDS encoding FprA family A-type flavoprotein, giving the protein MHKAIPVREGVFWIGANDRETDLFEALWTLPRGVSYNSYLICDQKVAVVDTVKSSFMQDYLQRLSSVLKGCKGVDYLIVNHMEPDHSGSIAVLRQVYPDLKIVGNKKTLEMIKAFYGIEEGLLEVSEGDVLDLGEHKLSFHMIPMVHWPETMVTYDSATKVLFTCDAFGGFSALEGGVFDDEVDMDYYEDEILRYFANIVGRYSSFVQKAIAKVRTLEISAICPSHGPILRSNPWRVVDLYDRWSRHETEEGCVIVYGSMYGNTKKMTDAIARSLTEAGIQKIIVHDVSRSNMSFMVRDIWKFRGLVMGSCTYNTELFPPMAYLARTLANKMMKNRVLGLCGSYSWSKGALSELLSFAEKGEWELVEPTVEVKSSPTEEDLKACWLLGQNMAKAIKRD; this is encoded by the coding sequence TTGCACAAGGCCATACCCGTCAGGGAAGGGGTTTTCTGGATAGGGGCCAACGACCGGGAGACGGACCTCTTCGAGGCCCTTTGGACGCTGCCCCGGGGGGTATCCTACAACTCGTACCTCATATGCGACCAGAAGGTGGCGGTGGTGGACACGGTCAAAAGCTCCTTCATGCAGGACTACCTTCAGCGCCTTTCGTCGGTGCTCAAGGGCTGCAAGGGCGTGGACTACCTCATAGTGAACCACATGGAACCGGACCACTCGGGGTCCATAGCGGTGCTGCGGCAGGTCTACCCGGACCTCAAGATAGTGGGGAACAAGAAGACGCTGGAGATGATAAAGGCCTTCTACGGCATAGAGGAAGGCCTTCTTGAGGTGTCCGAGGGGGATGTGCTGGACCTTGGGGAGCACAAGCTGTCGTTCCACATGATACCCATGGTCCACTGGCCGGAGACCATGGTCACCTACGACAGCGCCACCAAGGTGCTGTTCACCTGCGACGCCTTCGGCGGCTTCAGCGCCCTTGAGGGAGGGGTCTTCGACGACGAGGTGGACATGGACTACTACGAGGACGAGATCCTGAGGTACTTCGCCAACATCGTGGGGCGCTACAGCTCCTTCGTCCAGAAGGCCATAGCCAAGGTCCGCACCCTTGAGATATCCGCCATATGCCCCTCCCACGGACCCATACTGCGTTCCAACCCCTGGCGGGTGGTGGACCTGTACGACCGCTGGAGCCGCCACGAGACCGAGGAGGGCTGCGTCATCGTTTACGGCTCCATGTACGGGAACACCAAGAAGATGACCGACGCCATAGCCAGGTCCCTCACGGAGGCGGGAATACAGAAGATAATCGTCCACGACGTATCAAGGTCCAACATGTCCTTCATGGTGCGGGACATATGGAAGTTCCGGGGCCTTGTGATGGGAAGCTGCACCTACAACACCGAGCTGTTCCCCCCCATGGCCTACCTTGCCAGGACCTTGGCCAACAAGATGATGAAGAACCGGGTGTTGGGGCTCTGCGGATCCTACAGCTGGAGCAAGGGGGCCCTGTCGGAGCTGCTGTCCTTCGCCGAGAAGGGGGAGTGGGAGCTGGTGGAGCCCACGGTGGAGGTGAAGTCCTCCCCCACCGAAGAGGACCTCAAGGCCTGCTGGCTCCTGGGGCAGAACATGGCGAAGGCCATAAAGAGAGATTAA
- a CDS encoding bifunctional UDP-4-keto-pentose/UDP-xylose synthase, translated as MEKLLILGANGFIGSHLCEKVLEHTDWGILALDVSDDNLGHLMGNPRFTFHRSPMSKAWDWIRDGIRDSFAVVPLAGIARPAMYIEDPLFTYELDFEENLKVVRACAEARRWVIFPSTSEVYGMSPDLELKEDESPLVLGPIRNVRWIYSCSKQMMDRVIWALGQSKGLPFTLFRPFNWIGPRQDDPRTPKGNRLVPQFLGNLMRREPLRLVNGGAQRRSFTDIEEGVMGLLAILRRPEASMGEIFNLGNPKNNHSVREVAEALREEVSKVAGYEYAAEVPIVEVSGEEHYGKGYEDVKDRRPSIAKAMEKLRWEPRLTLRDTLRKTVDYYLR; from the coding sequence ATGGAAAAGCTGCTGATACTCGGTGCCAACGGCTTCATCGGAAGCCACCTGTGCGAAAAGGTACTGGAGCACACCGACTGGGGGATACTGGCCCTGGACGTGAGCGACGACAACCTGGGGCATCTCATGGGTAACCCTCGTTTTACGTTCCACAGGTCCCCCATGTCCAAGGCCTGGGACTGGATACGGGACGGCATAAGGGACAGCTTCGCGGTGGTGCCCCTGGCGGGGATAGCGAGGCCCGCCATGTACATAGAGGACCCCCTCTTCACCTACGAGCTGGACTTCGAGGAGAACTTGAAGGTGGTAAGGGCCTGCGCGGAGGCCCGGCGGTGGGTCATATTCCCCTCCACGTCGGAGGTGTACGGCATGAGCCCGGATCTGGAGCTCAAGGAGGACGAGAGCCCCCTGGTCTTAGGGCCCATAAGGAACGTGCGCTGGATATACAGCTGCAGCAAGCAGATGATGGATAGGGTGATCTGGGCCCTGGGTCAGTCCAAGGGGCTCCCCTTCACCCTCTTCAGGCCCTTCAACTGGATAGGCCCAAGGCAGGACGACCCCCGAACCCCGAAGGGCAACCGGCTGGTGCCCCAGTTCCTGGGGAACCTCATGCGCCGGGAACCCCTGAGGCTCGTGAACGGCGGCGCCCAACGAAGGAGCTTCACCGACATCGAGGAAGGGGTCATGGGGCTTTTGGCCATTCTCCGCCGCCCCGAGGCGTCCATGGGGGAGATCTTCAACCTTGGGAACCCCAAGAACAACCACTCCGTGCGGGAGGTGGCGGAGGCCCTTAGGGAGGAGGTCTCCAAGGTGGCAGGTTACGAGTACGCCGCGGAGGTCCCCATAGTGGAGGTCTCCGGGGAGGAGCACTATGGCAAGGGCTACGAGGACGTGAAGGACCGGCGCCCCAGCATAGCCAAGGCCATGGAGAAGCTCCGCTGGGAGCCCAGGCTCACCCTTAGGGACACCCTGAGGAAGACGGTGGACTACTACCTGAGGTGA
- a CDS encoding methyl-accepting chemotaxis protein: MRFLRSLRSSVRLLAVLLFGVAALLLSGWLGFRWAAALAVLYLALGWVVFRSVYRPLGDMEGGMREISSRLDLTFRTFTWAGDEVGDVSRSVNSFLTSLDEAMGRVSQANQRNASAVSGLGESSERVSKLAADMERSAQESRSRVSRAASAIEEINAGVEEVAAGAQTVAQRSSDMAEQAAGAAKAGEAGLASVREAAEVIRALAEEAVSSARMVRELADRAHQIQSIVGSISQIADQTNLLALNAAIEAARAGEAGRGFAVVAEEVRKLAEESNQAAKNIADLAQTIVKDLEGVVRSVDRTSSEAEVARARAVSVEDSIRSIQESLKSIGMATQDMAAVAQEQAASSQEIAESVQGAADMVMEVDRSFDLFMGAAEELKGAVKGMEASVRELKTSSEDLRRSIGAFKISQPGSVALKG; the protein is encoded by the coding sequence ATGCGCTTTCTTCGGTCCCTTAGGTCTTCCGTGAGGCTTTTGGCGGTGCTCCTCTTTGGGGTGGCCGCTTTGTTGCTCTCCGGGTGGCTTGGCTTCCGCTGGGCGGCGGCTTTGGCGGTTCTGTACCTGGCGCTGGGCTGGGTGGTGTTTCGTTCGGTGTACCGGCCCCTTGGGGACATGGAGGGGGGCATGAGGGAGATAAGCTCCCGCCTGGACCTCACCTTCAGGACCTTCACCTGGGCGGGGGACGAGGTGGGGGATGTGAGCCGTTCGGTGAACTCCTTCCTCACCTCCCTTGACGAGGCCATGGGGAGGGTGAGCCAGGCGAACCAGAGGAACGCCTCGGCGGTGTCGGGGCTTGGGGAGTCGTCGGAGAGGGTGTCCAAGCTGGCGGCGGACATGGAGAGGTCCGCACAGGAGTCTCGGTCGAGGGTGAGCCGGGCGGCGTCCGCCATAGAGGAGATAAACGCCGGGGTGGAAGAGGTGGCGGCTGGTGCCCAGACGGTGGCCCAGCGGAGCAGCGACATGGCGGAGCAGGCGGCTGGGGCCGCCAAGGCGGGGGAGGCGGGGCTTGCGTCGGTCCGGGAGGCCGCGGAGGTGATAAGGGCCCTGGCGGAGGAGGCGGTGAGCTCCGCCAGGATGGTGCGGGAGCTGGCGGATCGGGCCCACCAGATACAGTCCATAGTGGGAAGCATCTCCCAGATAGCGGATCAGACGAACCTGTTGGCGCTGAACGCCGCCATTGAGGCGGCCCGGGCGGGAGAGGCGGGCCGGGGCTTCGCGGTTGTTGCGGAGGAGGTTCGGAAGCTTGCGGAGGAGTCCAACCAGGCGGCGAAGAACATAGCGGACTTGGCTCAGACCATCGTTAAGGACCTGGAGGGCGTCGTCCGGTCGGTGGACAGGACGTCGTCGGAGGCGGAGGTAGCTCGAGCCAGGGCGGTGTCCGTGGAGGACTCCATAAGGTCCATCCAGGAGTCGCTGAAGAGCATAGGCATGGCCACCCAGGACATGGCGGCGGTGGCCCAGGAGCAGGCGGCCTCAAGCCAGGAGATAGCGGAGTCCGTGCAGGGGGCGGCGGATATGGTGATGGAGGTGGACAGGTCCTTCGACCTGTTCATGGGCGCCGCGGAGGAGCTCAAGGGGGCGGTGAAGGGGATGGAGGCTTCCGTGAGGGAGCTCAAGACCTCGTCGGAGGATCTAAGGCGCAGCATAGGGGCCTTCAAGATATCCCAGCCCGGATCCGTGGCCCTTAAGGGGTAG
- a CDS encoding glycosyltransferase family 39 protein, with product MEVFRTHRAALAVLIASLCLVYFLGLGGWGLMEPDEGRYSEIPREMLSTGDWVTPRLNGVKYFEKPVMYYWMTAGSFKLFGQSEFAARIPCAASALAGALGTYAMGASYGPSAAFLGAFITGTGFLWFALSQITLTDMALGAFMTLSLLCLFKGLTGSRPLLWLGYAFMGLSVLTKGLIGIVIPGGIFLLWILLTRRTWLIIRGISPVGILAFLGVTGPWFYRVIKANPDFAWFFFVHEHFLRYSTMVSNRYQPWWFFLAVLPVALLPWTGTVLQGLLSSLGELRYLRKDIALRDSHEDIASESEEALFLLIWAFFVLAFFSASKSKLIPYMVPAMPPLGLMGGIYMARCLEDRRYGSLVPGFALTALIMGLLGIALILYPNHQDRFDPSTLRTVALYTGAATIVSGLLPLMAGLFRRNPWLPSALCALAFLLAMKQLFPVVAQARSPKALTLMAQRELTPDSKVIIYKDYDQAVPFYLKRLVVIVQDGRDYGELSFGYRAEKPGWFILTHELKPLWESSKAVMIVKPEHLKEIEELGIKYRLAGQDPAYYGKMILVNR from the coding sequence TTGGAGGTATTCCGAACCCACAGGGCCGCCCTGGCGGTCCTCATAGCGTCGCTCTGCCTTGTGTACTTCCTGGGCCTTGGCGGATGGGGGCTCATGGAGCCCGACGAGGGGCGGTACAGCGAGATACCGCGGGAGATGCTGTCAACCGGCGACTGGGTGACGCCAAGGCTCAACGGGGTCAAGTACTTTGAGAAGCCCGTGATGTACTACTGGATGACCGCCGGGTCCTTCAAGCTGTTCGGCCAGTCGGAGTTCGCCGCCCGGATCCCCTGCGCCGCATCGGCCCTCGCCGGGGCCCTTGGCACCTACGCCATGGGGGCCTCTTACGGACCTTCCGCCGCGTTCCTAGGGGCCTTCATCACCGGCACCGGGTTCCTGTGGTTCGCCCTGTCCCAGATAACCCTCACCGACATGGCGCTTGGGGCCTTCATGACATTGTCCTTGCTGTGCCTCTTCAAGGGCCTCACCGGCTCAAGACCGCTGCTGTGGCTGGGCTACGCCTTCATGGGGCTTTCGGTGCTCACCAAGGGACTCATAGGCATCGTCATCCCGGGGGGAATATTCCTCCTATGGATACTGTTGACCCGAAGGACCTGGCTCATCATAAGGGGCATATCCCCGGTGGGCATTCTGGCTTTCCTTGGGGTTACGGGCCCTTGGTTCTACAGGGTCATCAAGGCCAACCCGGACTTCGCCTGGTTCTTCTTCGTCCACGAGCACTTCCTTAGGTACTCCACCATGGTGTCCAACCGATACCAGCCCTGGTGGTTCTTCCTGGCGGTGCTGCCCGTGGCGCTGCTCCCCTGGACCGGAACGGTCCTTCAGGGGCTTCTATCATCCCTTGGGGAGCTTAGGTACCTCCGGAAGGACATAGCCCTCCGGGACTCCCACGAGGACATCGCGTCGGAGTCCGAAGAGGCCCTTTTCCTGCTCATATGGGCCTTCTTCGTGCTGGCCTTCTTCTCTGCCTCCAAGTCCAAGCTCATACCCTACATGGTGCCCGCCATGCCCCCCTTAGGGCTCATGGGAGGCATATACATGGCCCGGTGCCTAGAGGACCGGCGGTACGGCTCCCTGGTGCCCGGGTTCGCATTGACCGCCCTCATCATGGGGCTCCTTGGGATCGCCCTGATCCTGTACCCCAACCATCAGGACCGGTTCGACCCCTCTACCCTTAGGACCGTGGCCCTCTACACCGGGGCGGCCACCATCGTATCAGGCCTTCTGCCCCTCATGGCCGGCCTCTTCCGAAGGAACCCATGGCTTCCTTCCGCCCTGTGCGCCCTGGCCTTCCTACTTGCCATGAAGCAGCTCTTCCCGGTGGTGGCCCAGGCGAGGTCCCCCAAGGCCCTTACGCTCATGGCCCAAAGGGAGCTCACTCCGGACTCCAAGGTGATAATCTACAAGGACTACGACCAGGCGGTGCCCTTTTACCTGAAGCGCCTTGTGGTCATCGTCCAGGACGGTAGGGATTACGGGGAGCTGTCCTTCGGCTACAGGGCGGAGAAACCCGGCTGGTTCATCTTAACCCATGAGCTCAAGCCCCTGTGGGAGTCCTCTAAGGCGGTGATGATAGTAAAACCGGAACACCTCAAGGAGATAGAAGAGCTTGGGATAAAATACCGCCTGGCAGGCCAAGATCCCGCCTACTACGGGAAAATGATATTGGTAAACCGTTGA
- a CDS encoding formyltransferase family protein yields the protein MRPSIAVCAYSQVGTRCLEALLECGANVAALFTHEDNPSENLWFRTPDKVALKAGIPVIRHSLRSCEGIEAFGRIKPQMLLSFYYRDMIPDEILNTLPLGAFNVHGSLLPRYRGRVSVHWAIIMGESRTGATLHVMTPKPDDGPIVDQEEIPILFEDTSKDVMERLAEGAYRLVKRALPSLENRSFRAVEQDHSKASYFGGRSPKDGLIRWDQEDSLGAYHMVRALTDPYPGAFSFSPQGEKLMIWRGYPIPEKASPKCQPGTVTEDPEGYLLVRCAFGALRVLEAEISGRRGHPLETPMGDMIGQRLRNAADSD from the coding sequence ATGAGGCCCTCCATAGCGGTGTGCGCCTACAGCCAGGTGGGGACCCGGTGCCTTGAGGCCCTCCTGGAATGCGGCGCCAACGTGGCGGCCCTCTTCACCCACGAGGACAACCCGTCGGAGAACCTGTGGTTCAGGACCCCCGACAAGGTGGCCCTCAAGGCGGGCATCCCGGTGATAAGGCACAGTCTTAGGTCCTGCGAGGGGATCGAGGCCTTTGGGCGGATAAAACCCCAGATGCTGCTGTCCTTCTACTACCGGGACATGATACCGGATGAGATCCTCAACACCCTTCCCCTTGGGGCCTTCAACGTTCACGGTTCCCTGCTTCCCCGCTATCGGGGGAGGGTGTCGGTGCACTGGGCCATCATCATGGGGGAGTCCAGGACCGGCGCCACCCTCCACGTGATGACCCCAAAGCCCGACGACGGCCCCATCGTGGACCAAGAGGAGATACCGATCCTATTCGAGGACACCTCAAAGGACGTGATGGAACGTCTGGCCGAGGGGGCCTACAGGCTCGTGAAGCGGGCCCTGCCCTCCCTGGAAAACCGATCCTTCCGGGCCGTCGAGCAGGACCACTCCAAGGCCTCCTACTTCGGCGGCAGGTCCCCCAAGGACGGCCTCATACGCTGGGACCAGGAGGACTCCCTCGGGGCCTACCACATGGTGAGGGCCCTCACGGACCCATACCCGGGGGCCTTCTCATTCTCACCCCAAGGGGAGAAGCTCATGATATGGCGGGGCTATCCCATCCCGGAGAAGGCGTCCCCCAAATGCCAGCCCGGAACGGTTACGGAGGACCCGGAGGGATACCTGCTGGTCCGCTGCGCCTTCGGGGCCTTGAGGGTCCTGGAGGCGGAGATCTCAGGACGCCGGGGACACCCCCTCGAAACTCCCATGGGGGACATGATAGGACAGCGGTTGCGGAATGCCGCCGATAGTGATTAA
- a CDS encoding DegT/DnrJ/EryC1/StrS family aminotransferase has protein sequence MREDFLPFSKPFIGEEEVEAVREVLLSGWITTGPVTARFEEAFSGLVGARFGVAVSSATAGLQIALMALGVGPGDEVITTPMTFAATVNAIIYNGARPVLADVEMGTMNIDPNGIREKLSSRTKAIVPVHFAGLPADMDAIREAAPGIPLVEDAAHAIGSFYKGSPVGKGASPLAVFSFHPAKNITTAEGGMIVTDDPDLSDSCKVMRQHGMSKGAWNRFAKSGRPDYEIVSPGIKANLTDLQSAIGLKQLERLNDFQAKRHRIADIYDRELKEVPGIILPEYPSYPHVHGRHIYWILLKTEELGMSREEFMGRLKDMNIGTGVHYKAVHHHRRYERFGWDDQDLKNASYASSRIVSLPLFPGMTEGDAMDVVNAVKEICR, from the coding sequence ATGAGAGAGGATTTTCTGCCCTTCTCCAAGCCCTTCATAGGGGAGGAGGAGGTTGAGGCGGTGCGGGAAGTGCTGTTGTCCGGGTGGATAACCACGGGTCCTGTCACCGCCAGGTTCGAGGAGGCCTTCAGCGGGCTCGTGGGGGCCCGCTTCGGGGTGGCGGTGTCATCCGCCACGGCGGGCCTTCAGATAGCCCTCATGGCCCTGGGCGTGGGCCCCGGGGACGAGGTCATAACCACCCCCATGACCTTCGCCGCCACGGTGAACGCCATCATATACAACGGCGCAAGGCCCGTGCTGGCGGACGTGGAGATGGGGACCATGAACATAGACCCCAATGGGATCCGGGAGAAGCTGTCCTCCAGGACCAAGGCCATAGTACCGGTGCACTTCGCGGGGCTGCCGGCGGACATGGACGCCATAAGGGAGGCGGCGCCGGGCATACCGCTGGTGGAGGACGCCGCCCACGCCATAGGCTCCTTCTACAAGGGCTCCCCGGTGGGGAAGGGGGCTTCCCCACTGGCGGTCTTCAGCTTCCACCCCGCCAAGAACATAACCACCGCCGAAGGGGGCATGATAGTAACCGACGACCCGGACCTTTCGGACTCCTGCAAGGTCATGCGGCAGCACGGCATGTCAAAGGGGGCCTGGAACCGGTTCGCCAAGTCAGGCCGTCCGGACTACGAGATAGTGTCCCCGGGCATAAAGGCGAACCTCACGGACCTGCAGTCCGCCATAGGGCTTAAGCAGCTGGAACGCCTTAACGACTTCCAGGCCAAGCGGCATCGCATAGCGGACATATACGACCGGGAGCTCAAGGAAGTTCCGGGCATCATCCTGCCGGAGTATCCATCATACCCTCACGTGCACGGCCGCCACATCTACTGGATCCTGCTCAAGACCGAGGAGCTTGGCATGTCCCGGGAGGAGTTCATGGGGCGCCTTAAGGATATGAACATAGGCACCGGGGTGCACTACAAGGCGGTGCACCACCACAGGCGCTATGAACGTTTCGGATGGGACGACCAGGATCTTAAGAACGCCTCCTACGCCTCCAGCAGGATAGTGTCCCTGCCGCTGTTCCCTGGCATGACCGAAGGCGACGCCATGGACGTAGTGAACGCGGTCAAGGAGATATGCCGATGA
- a CDS encoding glycosyltransferase has protein sequence MTPEVSIVIPVYNEEESLPDLFDRLFPVVESLKRDCEVIFVNDGSRDRSLGLLLDAAKRKPYVRVVDFNGNFGQHMAIMAGFSKSRGDKIITLDADLQNPPEEIPRILEQMDLGHDMVGTYRVMRKDPVFTRKLPSKLINWITNRITGLNIKDYGCMLRGYHRRVVDLINLCRETTTFLPALGKKFAQNPVEIPVSHEERHKGTSKYGLYRLIRLNFDLMTGFSMVPLQAVTITGLFVSAGSLLFALSLIIRRLLVGSEAEGMFTLMAINFFLMGILLFGVGIAGEYVGRIYMEVRQRPRYLIRMTYPDDGEADKP, from the coding sequence ATGACCCCCGAGGTATCCATCGTAATACCGGTTTACAACGAAGAGGAGTCCCTGCCGGACCTCTTCGACAGGCTCTTCCCGGTGGTGGAGTCCCTCAAGAGGGACTGCGAGGTGATCTTCGTAAACGACGGCAGCCGGGACCGGTCCCTTGGGCTATTGCTGGACGCGGCGAAAAGGAAGCCCTACGTCCGGGTGGTGGACTTCAACGGCAACTTCGGTCAGCACATGGCCATAATGGCGGGGTTCTCCAAGTCCCGGGGGGACAAGATAATAACCCTTGACGCGGACCTGCAGAACCCTCCGGAGGAGATACCCAGGATACTGGAGCAGATGGACCTAGGACACGACATGGTGGGCACCTACCGGGTCATGAGGAAGGACCCGGTGTTCACCAGGAAGCTGCCCTCCAAGCTCATAAACTGGATAACCAACAGGATAACCGGCCTCAACATAAAGGACTACGGGTGCATGCTAAGGGGCTACCACCGCCGGGTGGTGGACCTCATAAACCTGTGCCGGGAGACCACCACCTTCCTCCCCGCCCTTGGGAAGAAGTTCGCCCAGAACCCGGTGGAGATACCGGTGTCCCACGAGGAGCGCCACAAGGGGACCTCCAAGTACGGGCTCTACAGGCTGATCCGCCTTAACTTCGACCTCATGACGGGCTTCTCCATGGTGCCCCTGCAGGCCGTCACCATCACGGGCCTTTTCGTGTCCGCCGGCAGCCTCCTTTTCGCCCTCTCCCTCATAATAAGGCGCCTTTTGGTGGGATCCGAGGCGGAGGGGATGTTCACGCTCATGGCCATAAACTTCTTCCTCATGGGGATACTCCTCTTCGGCGTGGGAATAGCGGGAGAGTACGTGGGCCGCATATACATGGAGGTCCGGCAGCGCCCCAGGTACCTCATAAGGATGACCTACCCGGACGACGGGGAGGCGGATAAACCATGA
- a CDS encoding MarR family transcriptional regulator: MDKDAQKRSPGRWIATLFRRSRLFLDRAFEPAGLGRGFYLYLALVSRKEGLSQRQLAQELALDEGTVARALQRLTEEGWLTKERDPKDGRAFRVFLGPKGLSAMPDLLKELQRWDERLLKGFSPSEKKAAVELLIRMAENAEEGLETPDKTTAQKGEGA; this comes from the coding sequence ATGGACAAAGACGCCCAGAAAAGGTCACCGGGAAGATGGATAGCCACCCTGTTCAGGCGGAGTCGGCTCTTCTTGGACCGGGCCTTCGAACCCGCGGGGCTTGGCAGGGGGTTTTACCTGTACCTGGCGCTGGTCTCCCGCAAGGAGGGGCTGTCCCAGAGGCAGCTGGCACAGGAGCTGGCACTGGACGAGGGAACCGTGGCAAGGGCCCTTCAGCGGCTCACCGAGGAGGGGTGGCTTACGAAGGAGCGGGATCCAAAGGACGGACGGGCGTTCAGAGTCTTCCTGGGCCCCAAGGGGCTCAGCGCCATGCCAGATCTTTTGAAGGAGCTTCAAAGGTGGGACGAAAGGCTGCTCAAGGGGTTCTCCCCTTCCGAAAAGAAGGCCGCCGTGGAGTTGCTCATCCGGATGGCGGAAAACGCGGAGGAGGGATTGGAAACGCCGGACAAAACAACGGCACAGAAGGGGGAAGGAGCATGA
- the kynU gene encoding kynureninase yields MRSLEQMRKVAEAMDMEDPLREFRGRFAMPQGRIYMDGNSLGLPPKESLEGVRRALREWEELQIDGWLNGEIPWFHMPEEMGRRMAPMVGALPEEVVMCGSTTSNLHSLALTFYEPEGERCKILADELNFPSDLYALSSIIRLKGKDPSEDLVLARSHDGHTLDEDHIISLMDHRVSLALLPSVLYRSGQLLDMERLTKAAHERGITIGFDCAHSVGAVPHELHRWGVDFAFWCSYKHLNGGPGSPAFLFLHQRHFHRQPALAGWFGYVKDKQFQMNLRFEPSRSAGGWQMGTPPILSSATLEGALKIHEEAGMERIREKSLKLTDFLMELVDLFLSGEPYNYSIATPREHQRRGGHAAIEHPSEAWRICCALKARGIIPDFRPPRIIRVAPVGLYNTFTEVWEVARALKEIVDNGEFKAFPVEPSKVS; encoded by the coding sequence ATGAGAAGTCTCGAACAGATGCGGAAAGTGGCTGAGGCCATGGACATGGAGGACCCCTTGAGGGAGTTCAGGGGCCGATTCGCCATGCCCCAAGGGCGCATCTACATGGACGGCAACTCCCTCGGGCTTCCGCCAAAGGAATCCCTGGAAGGGGTAAGGCGGGCGCTCCGGGAGTGGGAGGAGCTCCAGATCGATGGCTGGCTCAACGGAGAGATACCCTGGTTTCACATGCCCGAGGAGATGGGAAGGCGGATGGCCCCCATGGTGGGAGCCCTTCCGGAGGAGGTGGTGATGTGCGGTTCCACCACCTCCAACCTGCACAGCCTGGCTCTAACCTTCTACGAACCCGAAGGGGAGAGGTGCAAGATCCTGGCGGACGAGCTCAACTTCCCGTCGGACCTTTACGCCTTAAGCAGCATAATCCGCCTCAAGGGCAAGGACCCCTCGGAGGACCTGGTACTTGCGAGGTCCCACGACGGGCACACGCTGGACGAGGACCACATCATCTCCCTCATGGACCACCGGGTATCGCTGGCCCTGCTGCCGTCGGTGCTCTACAGGAGCGGCCAGCTTCTGGACATGGAGCGCCTCACCAAGGCAGCCCACGAAAGGGGCATAACCATAGGCTTCGACTGCGCCCACTCCGTCGGGGCAGTGCCCCATGAGCTTCACCGCTGGGGCGTGGACTTCGCCTTTTGGTGCAGTTACAAACACCTAAACGGAGGCCCCGGGAGCCCAGCCTTCCTCTTCCTGCACCAGCGGCACTTTCACCGGCAGCCCGCCCTGGCGGGCTGGTTCGGCTACGTAAAGGACAAGCAGTTCCAGATGAACCTGCGTTTCGAACCATCCAGGTCCGCCGGGGGCTGGCAGATGGGAACCCCACCGATCCTCTCCTCCGCCACCCTGGAGGGGGCCCTCAAGATCCACGAAGAGGCGGGGATGGAGCGCATAAGGGAAAAGTCCCTCAAGCTCACGGACTTCCTGATGGAGCTGGTGGACCTGTTCCTCTCCGGCGAGCCTTACAACTACTCCATCGCCACCCCCCGGGAACACCAACGTCGCGGAGGACACGCAGCCATCGAACACCCCTCCGAGGCGTGGCGCATATGCTGCGCCCTTAAGGCTCGAGGCATCATCCCGGACTTCAGGCCCCCCAGGATAATCCGGGTGGCCCCGGTGGGGCTCTACAACACCTTCACCGAGGTATGGGAGGTGGCAAGGGCTTTGAAGGAGATCGTAGACAACGGGGAGTTCAAGGCCTTCCCCGTTGAGCCCAGCAAGGTTTCCTAA